Genomic DNA from Mesorhizobium sp. 131-2-1:
TCCCGTCACGGCCGGCGATGCCAACGAGTTGGACGATCATCTCGTCGAGATTTGAGAGCGGTCCGTAACCTTACGCTGAGCCCTCCCGCGCCCTGCCGTTCACCTGTGCGAAAGCGAGGATGCCGTGGGCGGGACTCTTTGCAATCGGGCGATGCGGGTTTATGGTTAAGCAATTATGAACACGCTGACCATCGACATCAGGAAGGCCGAGCCGCGCGACGCGGCGGCCATCGCCGACGTGCATCAGGAGGCCTGGCGCGGTGCTTATTCCGGCATCATTCCGCACCGGACGCTGACCTCGATGATCAACCGCCGCGGCGCCGACTGGTGGGCGAACGCGATTCGCCGCGCCGCCACCGTGCTGGTGGTGGAGATCGGCGGAACGATCGCCGGCTACGCCACGATCGGCAAGAATCGCGCCCGCGAGCTCCGCCAGCAGGGCGAGATCTACGAGCTTTACCTGCGCCCGGAATACCAGGGTATCGGGCTCGGCAGCCGGCTGTTCAAGGCTGCCCGCGCGCGGCTCGCCGACCACGGCTTGCGCGGCATGGTGGTCTGGGCGCTTGAGGACAACCAGAACGCGCTCGCCTTCTATGCCGGCGCCGGCGGCCGCGACATTGCCGAAGGCGTCGAGATCTTCGAGCAGAAGGCGCTGAAGAAGGTCGCTTTCGTCTGGGAATGATCGTCGCGTCGCGGTCGCGCAATCCTCCCCGCACGATTCGCCGCATTGCACCATGACGCGTCCCCCGCTATCGGTCTGACAAAATCGAGAGAGGGATTTGAGCCATGCGCATCGAAGCGATTGCTACCGGAAAGAACCCGCCGGAAGACGTCAACGTCATCATCGAGGTGCCGATCGGCGGCGAGCCGATCAAGTACGAGATGGACAAGGAGGCCGGCACGCTGTTCGTCGACCGCTTCCTGCACACCTCGATGCGCTATCCCGGCAATTACGGCTTCGTGCCGCACACGCTGTCGGGCGACGGCGATCCGATCGACGTGCTGGTCTGCAACACGCGGGCACTGGTGCCGGGCTGCGTCATCAACGTGCGGCCGATCGGCGTGCTGATCATGGAAGACAATGCCGGCCAGGACGAGAAAGTGATCGCGGTGCCGTCGCCGAAGCTGACGCTGCGCTACGAGAACGTCACCGAATACACGCATCTGCCGGAGATCACCCGCCACCAGGTGCAGCACTTCTTCGAGCACTACAAGGATCTGGAGCCCGGCAAATGGGTCAAGATCGAGGGCTGGCACGATTCCAAATACGCCAAGAAGATGATCGTCGACGCGATCGAGCGGGCGAAGGCGAGCAAGTAAGCGACGACGCTGGGCTTCTGCTGACTCTTGTGGCGAAGGCCCCTCAGCTTCGTCATACTAGGGCGGAGCAGCCGCGAAGCGGCGTCGCGAAGACCCTAGTATCCATGCCGTAACGTTGGCCGAAGGGCACGGCGGAACAGAATTCTGCACCGTTTACGGTGGCGTTGATGTCGCGGCATGGATCCTGGGGTCTGCGCCGCGTCGCTGCGCTCCTTGCTTCGCCCCAGGATGACGAAGTCATAGCGCCCCGGCTCATCTCCAACGTGCCTAGTTGTCCACCCTGCCAAAATCCGGCGCGTTGCCGATCACCACGCGCTTGTCCTTGCCGCAGGCGAAGCCTTTCGCCTTCTCGTCGGCCAGCTTGCGCGCCTGGTCGTTGGCCTGCGGGTTGCCGGTGGCCAGCACCAGCCCGACCGTGCAGCCTTCCTGAACGTCCGGCTGGGCGACCTTGGCGACGACCAGCACCTCGGTCGACTTGTTCTCGTCCTCGGGATTGCTGATCGATCGGCGGTGGATGGCGGCGAAGGGGATGGCTATGTCGCCATCGGTCTCGACGCGCCATTCCACCTTGGGTCCGGCCGTGTTGAGGGCGGAGAAGCTTTCCCAGACCGAGGTCATGTCGTGCGACGGGAACCCGTAGAACAGCGATTCGCGGGCGTCGTCGTAGCCGATCAGCACGGGATAGCCGCGATAGCCCGAGCAGGCGAGGCTGGCCCAGTCGCCTTCGCCCTCGGCCGCCTGCGCATAGGTCACGCAGTCCTTCTCCCAGTCGAGATCGGTATAGGCGCTGGATATGTCGCCGGCGCGAGCCGTTTGGCAAAAAGCGGCGAGGACAAGCGGGATCAGAAGCGCACGCATGGCGGACAACTCCGTTTCGAGTTGTCGGGAGCGTATCGCCAATCGCTATTTCTTCAAGCTCGCTTCAATCAGTAAATCGGCGTTGCGGGCGACCGACGCCGCCGGTCCGCCGACGCCAAACAGCTGGCCGCTGATATAGGCGCCCTCGATCAGAAGCAGCAGCCCGTCGCCGAGCGTGTCGGAATCGTCGGCGCCCATTGCCGCCGCCATGGCACGCAGCCGGCGGCGCAGCTCCTGCTTGTTGGCCTCGCTGACGATGCGCGCCGGATGGTTGTGCTCGGGATACTCCACCGCCGCATTGGTCATGCCGCAGCCGCGATAGTCGGGCTTCTGCGTGCGCTTGCCGACGCGGGTCAGGAATGCGACGATCTGCGCGCGCGGGTCGCCCGGATGCGCAGCCACCGCTTCGTCGAAGCGTTCCCAGAATTCGAGATCGTACTTGCGCAGATAGGAGGCGGCGAGTTCGTCCTTCGAGGGAAAGCTGCGGTAGAGGCTGGGCTTGGTGACGCCGGCGCGCTTGACGATCTCGTCGACGCCGATCGCCCTTATGCCTTCGCGGTAGAAAAGGTCGCGCGCAACGTCGAGGATCTTGTCGGCTGCCTTTGGAGGCGCCGGTGCGCGAGCCCCGCTGATGGATGCTTCAATATTTTTGTCCGATGGCATGCGACGACTCGCTTGACAATGTTACTGACCGGTACGTATGGATAGCACCATCCAATTGCAACGTACCGGTCAGTAACATGATAGCTCAGTCCCGTCCGTTTGGCCAGCGCTACGCTTTCGTCGTGGTCGGCGTCATCTTTCTCTGCCTGCTGATCGCGGCCGGGCTCCGTTCGGCGCCGTCGGTGATGATGCTACCGCTGGAGGAGAGCTTCGGCTGGCGGCGCGATGTCGTCTCGCTGGCTGCCGCGATCGGCATCTTCCTCTATGGCCTGACCGGGCCGTTTGCGGCCGCATTGATGGAACGGATCGGGCTGCGCCGCACGCTGCTGGCCTCGCTGCTTATCATGTCGGGCTCGACGGCGCTCAGCCTGCTGATGACCAAGCCGTGGCATCTGCTGATCACCTGGGGCGTGTTTTCAGGCATCGGCTCGGGTGCAGTCGCCACCGTGCTCGGCGCCACAATCGTCAACCGCTGGTTCAAGACCAATCGCGGCCTGGTGATGGGGCTGATGTCGGCCTCAAGCGCCACGGGCCTGCTGGTGTTCCTGCCGCTGCTTGCCTCGCTGGCCCAGGCGGGCGGCTGGAAGCCGGTCGCCATCGCGATCGCGATCGCCACCGCCGCCTTGCTGCCGGTAGTGTGGCTGCTGGTGCCGGAGCGTCCGGCCTCGATCGGCCAGGTGCGCTATGGCGCCGAGCCGGACGACGTGCCGCCGGTGTCGCCGGCATCGCAGGGCAATTTCCTGGCGCATACGCTCAGCACATTGCGCCGCGCCGCCGGCACCCGCGTCTTCTGGTATCTGTTTGCCACCTTCTTCATCTGCGGCTTCACCACCAACGGGCTGGTCGGCACGCATCTGATCTCCTTCTGTAGCGACATGGGCATCGGCGAGGTCCAGGCCGCCGGCCTGCTGTCGCTGATGGGCATATTCGACCTGATCGGCACGACGCTGTCTGGCTGGCTTACCGACCGTTTCGATCCGCGCAAGCTGCTCGGCGTCTACTACGGCATTCGCGGCCTGGCGCTGATCTACCTGCCCTATTCCGGCTTCTCGGCGGTCAGCCTGATCATCTTCGCCGTGCTCTACGGGCTTGACTGGATCGCCACCGTGCCGCCGACGCTGAGGCTCGCCAACGAAGCCTTCGGCGACCGTAGCGGGCCGATCGTGTTCGGCTGGATTGTCGCCGGTCACCAGGTGGGTGCGGCTGCCGCCGCGGCCTTCGGCGGCACCATGCGCGAGCTGCAAGGCAACTACGAGCTTGCCTTCATGATCGCCGGCATGACGGCGATTGCGGCGGCCTGTATCTCGCTCTTGATCAATACGAGCAGGCCGGCGTTCGAGCCGGAGCCGCAGGCGGCTTGAACTGCCAATCTCCCCCCTTGTGGGGGAGATGCCCAGCAGGGCAGAGGGGGGCGCTGTCCCGCCTGCCTATCCAGTTGAAATTCAGTCGAATAAAAACGGCCAGGTATTGGCTTGGCTGGCAAATTCCGGAAAGCCGGCGATCCTTCACGCCCCCCTCTGGCCTGCCGGCCATCTCCCCCACGAGGGGGGAGATCAGCAGTTCCCCTGTTCATTGTTATCAAAACTTCATGGTTCCGAGATGCGCCTGAAACATTGAGGCGAGAGCTTGGTGGTCCCGTTCAACGCCATCCGGAGACAGCCATGAACAAGATCTCGATGACCCGCCGCGCCTTCGTCACCTCAGCGAGCGCACTCGGCCTGGTCGGCGCCTCGGGCCTCGCATTGCCCTACTATTCGCGCGCCAGCCAGCGCCCGGCCTTCACCCATGGCGTCCAGTCGGGCGATGTCGATTCCGCAAGCGGCATGGTGTGGACGCGCACGGACCGTCCGGCGCGCGTGATGTTCGAAGTCTCCTCGACGGAAAGCTTCACCAACGCGACCCGGCTCGCGCCGCTCGATACATCGCCGGCCAGCGACTACACGGTGAAGCGGCTGCTCACCGATCTCGCCGCCGACCAGGACATCTTCTACCGCATGACGGCTGCCGATCTCGCCGACATCAACGCCGTCTCCGAGCCGATCGTCGGCCGCTTCCGCACCGCGCCGGCCTCCAAGCGCGACATCCGCTTCGCCTGGTCGGGCGACACCGCCGGCCAGGGCTGGGGCATCGACGAGACCGGGATGAAGACCTACGCCACCATCGGCAAGCATACGCCCGACTTCTTCCTGCACTCCGGCGACACGATCTATGCCGACGGCGTGATGAAGGACGAGGTCGACCTGCCGGGCGGCGGCAAGTGGAAGAACGCCGTGCTGATCGACGAGAAGCGCAAGGTGGCGCAGACGCTCGACGAATACCGGGCGCAGTGGAAATACAACATGATGGACAAGAACGTTCTGGGCCTCTCCGCCATCTGCCCGACCTTCTACCAGTGGGACGACCACGAGGTCGTCAACAACTGGTCGGATTCGAAGGATCTCAGCACGGACGACCGCTACTCGGAAAAGTCCATTCATGTGCTGGCGGCCCGCGCGGCGCGCGCCTTCCACGAGATGACGACGATCCGCTACGAACCGGCCGAGCCCGGCCGTGTCTATCGCAAGATCGCCTACGGACCGCTGCTCGACGTGTTCTTCCTCGACATGCGCTCCTATCGCGGCCCGAACGGTCCGGACATGCAGGACACGATGACGCCGGAATCACGCATGCTGGGCGAGCAGCAGACCAGATGGCTGAAGCGGGAACTCGCGAATTCCAGGGCGACCTGGAAGATCATCGCGGCCGACATGCCGCTCGGCCTCGTCGTCTGGAACGACGGCACCAAGAAAGTGGGCGCGGAGGCGGTCAGCAATGGCGACAACGGCCTGCCAAAGGGGCGCGAGCTCGAGATCGCCGACGTGCTGCGCTACATCAAGAACGCCGGCATCAGCAACACGGTGTGGCTGACCGCCGACGTCCACTACACGGCCGCGCACTACTACAATCCCGACAAGGCGCAGTTCCAGGATTTCAATCCGTTCTGGGAATTCGTCTCCGGCCCGATCCATGCCGGCACGTTCGGTCCAAACGATTTCGACATGACCTTCGGACCGGAGCTGAAATTCATCAAGGCGCCAACCGCCGAGCAGGGCCAGAACCTGCCGCCGTCGGCGGGCCTGCAGTTCTTCGGCCTGGTCGATATCTCAGGTGCAACCGAGCAGCTGACGGTGCGGCTGATGGATCGCGACGACAATGAGCTCTACAAGGTGACGCTCGATCCGGTGCGCTCGGCGTAGGAGCGCTCAGTCGGGATAGCAGACGGCGGGAATCTTTGGCCACACGGCGCTGTCGCAGCCGGCATCCTTCTGCCGCTGCTTGAAGGCGGCGCTGACGGGGCCGGTCACCACGGGGTCGACGCCATCGGGGGCGTCGGCGAACATCTGCTCAGCCGTCTGCGTATCGGGGGGCAAAGCGGGGCTTCCCTTGAGCGTCGCTGCGGACTGCGCGGCGCCCACCGCCAGCAGCACGGCAAGCGCTGCCCATGCCACGGTCGGACGCAATCTGGTGAGTGGATCGGTCATGGGAATCGAACTGCCTGGACCCCGAAAGGTTCCGCCCTCGTTAATTGATACATTTGACGCAAAGACGCTTAAGAATTGGTAACCACATATTTGGGTACGGGCCTCCCCTTTCGCAAATGCGAAAAACCCTGTATGAGCCGCCCAACCGAAAAAGGCGGCGCTTCCGGGCCTGCTGCCTGCAACGCTCCCGAGACCAGATCATGAAACTTCGTAACATCGCGATCATCGCGCACGTCGACCATGGAAAAACCACCCTCGTCGACCAGCTCCTGAAGCAGTCCGGCTCCTTCCGCGACAACCAGCGCGTCGCCGAACGCGCCATGGATTCCAACGACCTCGAAAAGGAGCGCGGCATCACCATCCTGGCCAAGGCGACCTCGGTCGACTGGCATGGCACCCGCATCAACATAGTCGACACGCCCGGCCACGCCGACTTCGGTGGCGAGGTCGAGCGCATCCTGTCGATGGTGGATTCGGCGATCGTGCTGGTCGACGCCGCCGAAGGGCCGATGCCGCAGACCAAGTTCGTCGTCGGCAAGGCACTCAAGGTCGGGTTGAAGCCGATCGTCGTCATCAACAAGATCGACCGGCCGGACGCCCGCCATGTCGAGGTGGTCAACGAGGTGTTCGATCTCTTCGCCGCGCTCGACGCCACCGACGAGCAGCTCGACTTTCCGATCCTCTACGGCTCAGGCCGCGACGGCTGGGTGTCGGAAAATCCTGAAGGCCCGAAGGACCAGGGCCTGGCGCCGCTTTTCGACCTCGTGATCAAGCATGTGCCGGAACCGACGGTGCATCCCGGCCCGTTCCGTATGATCGGCACCATCCTGGAAGCCAATCCGTTCCTCGGCCGCATCATCACCGGCCGCATCGAGTCCGGCTCGTTGAAGGCCAACCAGGCGGTCAAGGTATTGCACCATGACGGCACCCAGATCGAGACCGGCCGCGTCTCCAAGATCCTCGCTTTCCGCGGCCTCGAGCGCCAGCCGATCGAGGAAGCCCAGGCAGGCGACATCGTCGCCATCGCCGGCCTGTCGAAGGGCACCGTCGCCGACACGTTCTGCGACCCGTCCGTGACCGAGCCGCTGCATGCGCAGCCGATCGATCCGCCGACGGTAACGATGTCCTTCCTCGTCAATGACAGCCCGCTCGCCGGCACCGAGGGCGACAAGGTGACCAGCCGCGTCATCCGCGACCGGCTGCTGCGCGAAGCCGAGGGCAATGTCGCGCTGAAGATCGAGGAGTCGCCGGAAAAGGATTCCTTCTTCGTCTCGGGCCGTGGCGAGTTGCAGCTTGCGGTGCTGATCGAGACGATGCGCCGCGAAGGTTTCGAGATCGCCGTGTCGCGGCCGCGCGTCGTCCTACAGAAGGGCGAGAACGGCGAGCTGCTGGAGCCGGTCGAGGAAGTCGTCATCGACGTCGATGAGGAGCATGCCGGCGTCGTCGTGCAGAAGATGTCGGAGCGCAAGGCCGAGATGGTCGAGCTGCGTCCGTCCGGCGGCAACCGCCAGCGCCTGGTCTTCCACGCGCCGACCCGCGGCCTGATCGGCTACCAGTCGGAGCTTCTGACCGACACGCGCGGCACCGCCGTGATGAACCGGCTGTTCCATGCCTACGAGCCCTACAAGGGCGAACTGCCCGGCCGCACCAACGGCGTGCTGATCTCCAACGAGCAGGGCGAATCGGTCGCCTATGCTATGTGGAACCTGGAAGACCGCGGCCCGATGGTCATCGATCCCGGCGTCAAGGTCTATCAGGGCATGATCATCGGCATCCATAGCCGCGACAACGACCTCGAGGTCAATGTCCTGAAGGGCAAGAAGCTCACCAATATCCGCGCCGCGGGCAAGGACGAGGCGGTGAAGCTCACCCCGCCGATCCGCATGACGCTGGAGCGCGCGCTGGCCTGGATCCAGGACGACGAGCTGGTCGAGGTGACGCCGAAGACCATCCGGCTGCGCAAGCTCTATCTCGACCCGAACGAGCGCAAGCGGTTCGAGAAGTCGGCCAAGGCG
This window encodes:
- a CDS encoding GNAT family N-acetyltransferase, giving the protein MNTLTIDIRKAEPRDAAAIADVHQEAWRGAYSGIIPHRTLTSMINRRGADWWANAIRRAATVLVVEIGGTIAGYATIGKNRARELRQQGEIYELYLRPEYQGIGLGSRLFKAARARLADHGLRGMVVWALEDNQNALAFYAGAGGRDIAEGVEIFEQKALKKVAFVWE
- the ppa gene encoding inorganic diphosphatase, yielding MRIEAIATGKNPPEDVNVIIEVPIGGEPIKYEMDKEAGTLFVDRFLHTSMRYPGNYGFVPHTLSGDGDPIDVLVCNTRALVPGCVINVRPIGVLIMEDNAGQDEKVIAVPSPKLTLRYENVTEYTHLPEITRHQVQHFFEHYKDLEPGKWVKIEGWHDSKYAKKMIVDAIERAKASK
- a CDS encoding TetR/AcrR family transcriptional regulator produces the protein MPSDKNIEASISGARAPAPPKAADKILDVARDLFYREGIRAIGVDEIVKRAGVTKPSLYRSFPSKDELAASYLRKYDLEFWERFDEAVAAHPGDPRAQIVAFLTRVGKRTQKPDYRGCGMTNAAVEYPEHNHPARIVSEANKQELRRRLRAMAAAMGADDSDTLGDGLLLLIEGAYISGQLFGVGGPAASVARNADLLIEASLKK
- a CDS encoding MFS transporter, with the protein product MIAQSRPFGQRYAFVVVGVIFLCLLIAAGLRSAPSVMMLPLEESFGWRRDVVSLAAAIGIFLYGLTGPFAAALMERIGLRRTLLASLLIMSGSTALSLLMTKPWHLLITWGVFSGIGSGAVATVLGATIVNRWFKTNRGLVMGLMSASSATGLLVFLPLLASLAQAGGWKPVAIAIAIATAALLPVVWLLVPERPASIGQVRYGAEPDDVPPVSPASQGNFLAHTLSTLRRAAGTRVFWYLFATFFICGFTTNGLVGTHLISFCSDMGIGEVQAAGLLSLMGIFDLIGTTLSGWLTDRFDPRKLLGVYYGIRGLALIYLPYSGFSAVSLIIFAVLYGLDWIATVPPTLRLANEAFGDRSGPIVFGWIVAGHQVGAAAAAAFGGTMRELQGNYELAFMIAGMTAIAAACISLLINTSRPAFEPEPQAA
- a CDS encoding alkaline phosphatase D family protein, whose protein sequence is MNKISMTRRAFVTSASALGLVGASGLALPYYSRASQRPAFTHGVQSGDVDSASGMVWTRTDRPARVMFEVSSTESFTNATRLAPLDTSPASDYTVKRLLTDLAADQDIFYRMTAADLADINAVSEPIVGRFRTAPASKRDIRFAWSGDTAGQGWGIDETGMKTYATIGKHTPDFFLHSGDTIYADGVMKDEVDLPGGGKWKNAVLIDEKRKVAQTLDEYRAQWKYNMMDKNVLGLSAICPTFYQWDDHEVVNNWSDSKDLSTDDRYSEKSIHVLAARAARAFHEMTTIRYEPAEPGRVYRKIAYGPLLDVFFLDMRSYRGPNGPDMQDTMTPESRMLGEQQTRWLKRELANSRATWKIIAADMPLGLVVWNDGTKKVGAEAVSNGDNGLPKGRELEIADVLRYIKNAGISNTVWLTADVHYTAAHYYNPDKAQFQDFNPFWEFVSGPIHAGTFGPNDFDMTFGPELKFIKAPTAEQGQNLPPSAGLQFFGLVDISGATEQLTVRLMDRDDNELYKVTLDPVRSA
- the typA gene encoding translational GTPase TypA — encoded protein: MKLRNIAIIAHVDHGKTTLVDQLLKQSGSFRDNQRVAERAMDSNDLEKERGITILAKATSVDWHGTRINIVDTPGHADFGGEVERILSMVDSAIVLVDAAEGPMPQTKFVVGKALKVGLKPIVVINKIDRPDARHVEVVNEVFDLFAALDATDEQLDFPILYGSGRDGWVSENPEGPKDQGLAPLFDLVIKHVPEPTVHPGPFRMIGTILEANPFLGRIITGRIESGSLKANQAVKVLHHDGTQIETGRVSKILAFRGLERQPIEEAQAGDIVAIAGLSKGTVADTFCDPSVTEPLHAQPIDPPTVTMSFLVNDSPLAGTEGDKVTSRVIRDRLLREAEGNVALKIEESPEKDSFFVSGRGELQLAVLIETMRREGFEIAVSRPRVVLQKGENGELLEPVEEVVIDVDEEHAGVVVQKMSERKAEMVELRPSGGNRQRLVFHAPTRGLIGYQSELLTDTRGTAVMNRLFHAYEPYKGELPGRTNGVLISNEQGESVAYAMWNLEDRGPMVIDPGVKVYQGMIIGIHSRDNDLEVNVLKGKKLTNIRAAGKDEAVKLTPPIRMTLERALAWIQDDELVEVTPKTIRLRKLYLDPNERKRFEKSAKAVGAA